DNA sequence from the Halichoerus grypus chromosome 8, mHalGry1.hap1.1, whole genome shotgun sequence genome:
GTTCACACCCAGGACCTCATCCACCCTCCCAGCCACACTTtgtacaggtgaggaaatggcAGCGTGCACAGATCAGGCGACATGCCCCAGAGCAAAGCTGTGGTGTGGTCAGTAGGGCAGTTGGTCGGGCTTCACATCCAGCTCTGATCGCTCCGTCCCCATGACATTTCATTATCCCTAATGCAATTTTCGAACCAGGATGCACACCTCCAGGGGTTCTCAAAGACACAGCCGGGGGTAAAAGGGATACCTCTTTCACAGCAAAACAGGTAGTTTTAAAAGAATAGATTGTCCAGCTGCCCAGCCTACATGTGTTCTCTTTGCTCTGGTCTGCCTCATGTGAAGCTAGCATGCCAGTCTCCCTGCCCACCGGCCCGCCTTGTTCCCCTTCTGCCACTTCAACCCAGACATGCCACCCATCTCACCCAGAACCTGTATTACCTCCAGGGCACCAAAATTAcaagcaaattaaaattattaacatcCTCAAagcctcttttatatttttttaaagatttttatttatttatttgtcagagggagaaagagagagcgcgcacaagcagagggagtggcagacagagggggaagcagactccccgctgagcaaggagcctgatgcgggactccatcccaggaccctgagatcatgacctgagctgaaggcagacccctaactgagtcacccaggcgcccctcaaagccTCCTTTAATCAAGGCCCCAAGTACCATCCATTTTTCTAATTAAGAGTTGCATTTCCAATACAGTTTGAGTTTATTATCATCACAATGTGTGAAATCTTTGCTatactaattatatattttgtactACTAACAATTATTATGAGAAatctatccagaaaaaaaatgttttaacttctAGGGCCTTATGATCAcaggaaatacttaaaaattaagtttcagggtcgcctgggtggctcagtcaattaagcagccaactcttggttttggctcaggtcatgatctcccaggaGTCTTCTTGGgatactctccctctccctttgcctctccccccgcttgtgtgcttgccctctctctctaagataaatgggtaaatcgttaaaaaaaacattaagttttggggcgcctaggtggctcagttgttaagcgtctgccttctgttcaggtcatgatcccagggtgctgggatcgagtctcgcatcgggctccctgctctgcggggggcctgcttctccctctcccactccccctgcttgtgttccctctcttgctgtctctctctctgtcaaaaaataaattaaaaaatcttaaaaaaaaaaaattagggtcgcctgggtggctcagttgttaagcgtctgcttaggtcatgatcccagtatcctgggatcgagccctgcatcaggctccctgctccacaggaagcctgcttctccctctcccactccccctgcttgtgttctctctcttgctctctgtcaaataaataaaatctttaaaataaataaataaataaataaaaattaagtttcaaattatatacatttttttggcAGACAAGTGTGATCAACAAAACGTTCAGGCGTAAAAACATTAGGATAACTTGTGTGGGGGAAGTCTAATGGAAATATAATTTCTGACTATTAAGATCTTGTCAcatgttttttaaatggaaaatggtAAGATACATAATCACTGTAGTATTTAGATTCCATTGggtatatttaaaagaaagagagagagagaatgcattgGAAATTATGTCCTGCGcaactatttaaaattacaatgaaaaattttttgtggggctcctggatggctaagtcagttgagtgtctgcctttggctcaggtcatgatcctggggtcctgggatccagcctgctcagcagggaatctgcttctccctctccttttgcccctccccgctactcatgctctctctttctctcaaataaaggaatcaaatctttaaaaaaaattttttgtcaaAGGTGTGTGAGGGGTTCTATAGGTCTTCCTGTTAGGGTCCATGAGCAGGAACTATGTTGAAGTATGGGCTTTAGGATCTGGAAGGAATCTGATTGAAGAATCCATCTTGACCGTTTTATGGATGTGGGCACTGAGGACCAAGGAGGATTAGttgattttcccaaagtcacacagttcaGAACCCAGGTGTACTTGCTTGCTCATTCCTTTCACTACTTCATGGGCCTCCACTGTACTCTGAAATCCCACCACCAGTTCTGAGGAATGAGGAAGGGTGACAAAAAAGGATCTCAGAACAGTTACTGAATAACAGGGACATCCCTTGGGTAGGTTGCTCTCTGCCTTGTGGCTCCAGCCCCAGGGGTCAGGCTGGGAGGCCAATGTGAGACTTAGGACCCAGGGTAACTGGTTGGAGGATACAACCTAAGGTTTTGATGGGCTTCAAGGTGGGGATTTTCCTTGTAgggtcacccccacccccacccccatcacgtGGCAGTGAGCCTAATCTTTGGAGTCCTGAAAATCCAGCCTGGGCCACCACCATCTCTCATACAATACACCTTCCACAGGacacttgaatttctttttttttaagattttatttatttgacagagagagcgagtgtgtgcataggaagggggagtggcagaggcagagggagaagcagactccccactgagcagggagcccgacgtgggactcgatcccaggaccctgggatcatgacctgagcagacacttaaccaactgagccacccaggcaccccaggacacTTGAGTTTCATCTGTTGGCCTTCGTAATAACCGTACCAAAGAATGGTCCCATCTTAGATCTGATGTCTTGTGCATTACGTAACCACCACAGTTTACATAGGGCCAGAGAGCCACTCAGAGTCCCTCACACCagacaggggctggggctgggtcaAGCCCTAGGGTCATGGTGCACCTAAGTGGATACCCCTGCTGGTGTGCTCCCCCCAGCCTAACTTGGACATGGTGCCATGCACAGCCATCTTGTGCATCCTGCAGTGTGGGCTCTTGTGCTCAGAATTTAGGAGAGGGGTTGGATCACACTGATGACGAGgcagacagatttttttttaaatggcttccaAGGGTTGGTTAGTTTGAATCTCCATGACCCCTGATTTCCCTGCAGAGCAAACATGGTAAGgttggggtggggcgggggtgacTGGTTGACCCAATAGATGGGCAGGCCCAGGCAGGCTGTGGACAAAACACTGAACCGCAGGCCTGGCCCTCCAACATGAACTCGAACATGGTTggagctggggacacagagcTAAAAGGAAAGGACACAGGCCACTGTCAGGACACACAACCAAAGCTAGGACCCTGCTGACGTGGCAGCCCTCCACCCTGGCCCCTTactgccccccgcccctctcccccgccTGCCAGCTGCCACCAGGGCTCTGCCCTGTGTCTGCCACACCTGTCACTGCCCGTCCTTGTCCAGGGGGGGCCCCATCAGCCCCTCCTCAGCTACCCGGCACAGCAAGCGggtagtggggaggggagggaacatGGAGCGGGGGCcggtggtgggggcagggctgggggccggggcccAAATCCGGGCGCTGCTAGGCTGCCTGGTCAGGGTGCTGCTCTGGGTGGCCTCTGCCTTGCTGTACTTTGGAAGTGAACAGGCCGCCCGCCTCCTGGGCAGCCCCTGCTTACGGCGCCTCTACCATGCCTGGTTGGCAGCAGTGGTCATCTTTGGGCCCCTTCTGCAGTTCCATGTCAACCCTCGGACTATTTTCGCCAGCCACGGCAACTTCTTCAACATGTGAGTCCACTGGAGGCTGTGGGCGCCGGCTCCCTGCACTCTGGGatcccagctccctcctccagGCTTCTGTCGTGCTGCCAGTCTGGACGCTAAAAATAGGCTAAGAGGTTGAGTAGAaattgggaggagggggaggggaacagaGTCCTAGGGTCCAGGGGAAATCAGGAGCAGGGCTGAAGAGGAAATACGGCTCCTCAAAGGCTGAATGGGCCTCTAAGGAGACGGCAAGGTTTAAgtggctgggggggcgggggggggaagggaacCAGTGAGGATATGTAGGgcaggggacagagcagggaTGGGAACACAGATGGGGTGGAAGATGGGGCGCAGGCGGGTCTCAGTAGCTAGTCTCCCTTCTTCTGTGCCCACAGAAAATTTGTGAATTCGGCATGGGGCTGGACATGCACCTTCCTGGGGGGCTTCGTGCTGCTGGTGGTGTTCCTGGCTACGCGGCGTGTGGCCGTGACCGCCAGGCACCTGAGCCGGCTGGTGGTGGGGGCGGCAGTGTGGCGGGGGGCCGGCCGGGCCTTCCTGCTCATCGAGGACCTGACTGGCTCCTGCTTCGAGCCTCTGCCCCAAGGCCTGCTGCTGCACGAGCTTCCTGACCGCCGCAGCTGCCTGGCAGCTGGCCACCAGTGGCGGGGCTACACCGTCTCCTCCCACACCTTCCTGCTCACCTTCTGCTGTCTGCTCATGGCTGAGGAAGCCGCAGTGTTCGCCAAGTATCTGGCCCACGGGCTGCCAGCCGGGGCCCCCCTCCGCCTCGTCTTCCTGCTCAACGTGCTGCTGCTGGGCCTCTGGAACTTCTTGCTGCTCTGTACCGTCATCTATTTCCACCAGTACACCCACAAGGTGGTGGGTGCCGCGGTGGGCACCTTTGCCTGGTACCTCACCTATGGCAGCTGGTATCATCAGCCCTGGTCTCCAGGGAGCCCGGGCCACGGGCTCTTTCCTCGGCCCCACTCCAGCCGCAAGCATAactgaaagaaataaaggcaaaccTGGCCTACCTCGGGCTCTGCTCATCATTTGGTTGGGGGGACTCAGAAAGGGTGGGAAGGGTAAGAAGGGAGTCAGGCAGTCTCGCGCGCGTCCCTCAGCCATTCTTTGCTTGCTCTCCATCCTTCCTGCTGTCCTTTCAAGTCTCCCAGTCCTCGCAGACTTCAAGCTCTCTGGGGGGCTCAGATATCAAGGACCGGCAATGCCAGAGCAGGTAAGAGTACCCGTCGGTATAGGCAGcactcctgctgagcaggtgcTTCGTCTCCAGCCTGGTTGATTgtttttttctgcctccttcaCTGAATTCCCCCTTCCACCTTCCTTAAGGGCCTGCCTGTCTGGGCACACTTACTTAATAGGTATTTATTGAGCCAAGCATAGTTCCATGCCTTGTGAATAAGGAAGACAAGGTTTCTGCTGTTTGGGGGCTGGTGGGTTAATGGGGGAAGCAGATGAGAAACTCACAAATAACAGCAAACACTTCTCTTGCGCTTTACTATGTTTCAGGCAGCATTCTAAGTGTCTCTAAGCTCTTCCTATAAATCAAGACATTAAGCCCTCATAACAACACCACCACTATCAGGTGGGTTTGGTAACGTTTCTACTGTACAGTtgtgaaaactgaggcacagaggttaagtggcttgttCACAGCTAGTAGATATCAAAGCCAGGATTATAAACCCAGGCAGTAAGGGTCCATTGTCTGTGCTCTAAACAGAGGACCAGCAACTACGGCCCTCCTGTGGCCAGATTTTGTATGGCCTGAGAGTTAAGaaaggtttttacatttttaatgattgaaaaaaaaaaaagaagaagaagaagaatatatcATGGTATGTGAAAATTACACAGAATTCAAATTCCAGTGTCCATAGAGAAAGTTTTACTGGAACCTGGCCCTGCTAATTCATTTAGGTATGGCTGTTTACCTGCTCTaagggcagagttgagtagttactACAGACACCATATGGCCCACGAgagcctaaaatgtttactatctggccttttacagaaaaagtttgccaacaaCCCCTGGTCTAAACCACACTATCCCCCCAAAATAAACTGGCTAATATCAGAGAGCTCCAGTGCTATGAATGTACTACAACAGGCTGGTTTGTAATAGAGACTTGGCAGGGAGGTACTTTATAAAGGATGATGGAGAGAGTTCCCTCTGGAGAGGTGATATTTAAGCTGAGAACCTAAGCTGAGAACCTAACGACAACCCGAGGTGGCGGAAAGGGTGTGTCAGGCAAAGGGATCGGTAAGGCCAAAGTACCTGAGACAGGAATGAATGTTGACATCGGGTTTAAGCAACAATGGAAGGCCCAGCTATTTGCAAGTGTAAGGGAAGGGGGAAAGCAGTGGAAAATGAGGTTGCAGAACAGGGGCCAGGCAGGCCAGGCAAGCCTTCTGGGCCAGGAAAGCCGTTTAGATTTCATTCTAAGGTCAACAGGAAACTGAGAAAGAGCTTTAAGCCAGACAGAGGTCTGTGTGGAGAGTATAGGGGGGTTGTAGTCCACAACATGGGTCAGGAGGGAGCTGACCGGGGCCTGGGTTGGAGTGGTGACAGCGTCTGAATGTCACCACATGGGCCAGACGATGCCCGTGGAGCCAGGACTAGGCAAGGGAGGCCAGAAAAGATGGAAGAGCGCCAGATAAGGCTTATCACCGTCCCAGGCCGAACAGGGACAGAAGAGAACCAGAGGAGTCCggaggcagggagatgggagGAGGGCACTGGCTCCGGGAGGCGGGAAGGCGGGCCCGCGGTGCGTGGGGAGGCTGGGCGTGGAAAGAAGCGTGTGTGGGGGTGATAGTGGCAGTAGGCTGGGAGACGAAAGGCGGGAAGCgaggaggcggggagggagaggctgggcttcgggagcagggcggggagggggaggcaggctggGACGGGCCGCCGGGCGGAGGAGGCGGTGGCAGCGCTCCTCTCGGCCTCCAGGGGGAGCCCGGCCGCGGCTGccgccctccgccccctcccctccggctctggccccgccccctccagtACCTCGGCTCCCCCGCTACCCAGGAAGGCCGTGCGGGTGGCGAGCGCTGCTTTCGCTTTCTCTTCCCCGTACACACTCCGCTTCTCGTGCGGCGCTaggccccccgccccggccatGGCCACGCTCAGGGTCCAGCCTGAAGCCCAAGCCAAGGTGAGCGCTGCGGGTTCGAGGAGGGGCCCATTAGGGAGGCGTGGCTCCGAAAGGCTGCAGGCGTCCGTGaccggccccccggcccccgtCGCGGGTTGGGGTCGTGGTCGATCGGAGCCCACGTGAGCCTCGGTGCCAGGAGCACCTGCGCCCTGGCCGGGAGAGACAGGCGAGGTCCGCGTGCCGGGAGAGGCCAGGAGGTCGAGGTTCAGCGGGGTGCGGTGAAGCGGAGAGCTGGCGTGGAGGGGAAGTCCGCTGGCGCGGGGCCCCGGGCCACACACAGACAGGGTGCCGGAGCTGCCCTGCCACCTCATGGCTTTTCCCACGGGAGGGCCCCCGGCCCACTCCACAGGGTACGTCCCTGCCCCAGTCGCAGAGGCTCTTACACCCCTCCTTGTACAGCCCAGGAGACCCGAGGGATCTGTTCTCACTTGGACCATTCGCCCTTCACCGCCGGGAATGTTCTCATCCCCCACATCCAGCCCCACGGGGATTCACTtcaccctccccaaccccacgGGATGCATTCCACCCTTCCCCAGGTCAGGCCCTACACAACCCTAAGGGAATGGTCCTCATATGAACTGGCCATAAAGCCAGGTGTCTGAAGGGCTGCCTGTGTCCCACAGGTGGACGTGTTCCGTGAAGACCTGTGTACCAAGGTAAGACCTGCCCCATCAACACCCCACTCCTACCTAACTCCCACGGCTCAACCCTTCCCTGCTGGGCAGCGGCAGCCCTGCTTCACTGCCAGGAAGAACATGTGATTCTGACCCccatcttcccccacccccacctcacacagACAGAGAACCTGCTGGGGAGCTACTTCCCCAAGAAGATTTCTGAGTTGGATGCATTTTTAAAGGTACTGGGGGCAGCAGAAAGCTAGAGAGTAGGGGTCAAGGGGGGGGTCTGGGGAGCCATGAGAGTGAGGCGAGAGGGATGCCTTTGCCTCCAGCTCTCCTCCCACCCTGCACCAGGAGCCGGCTCTCAACGAAGCCGACCTGAGCAATCTGAAGGCCCCGTTGGACATCCCAGTGCCTGATCCAgtcaaggagaaagagaaagaggaacgGAAGAAACAGCAGGAGGCAAGCCGGGaagagctgggaggagggaccCAACCATGGGAAAAATCAACCTTAGGCCTGACTGCCAAGagcccctctctccctgcagaaggaagacaaagatgaaaagaagaaaggggaagacGAAGACAAAGGTACCACCGTGAACGGACTTGAGTCTCACCTCCTAGGAGCTCTTCCCCAGGGATTGCTCTTCCCCAGGGATTGCTCTTCCCTGCCCTCACACAGTCCCAGCCTGGTGACTGACCCGTTGCCCACTGCCTAGGTCCTCCCTGTGGCCCAGTGAACTGCAATGAGAAGATCGTGGTCCTCCTTCAGCGTCTAAAGCCTGAGATCAAGGATGTCATTGAGCAGCTCAACCTGGTGagccctcccactcccac
Encoded proteins:
- the FITM1 gene encoding fat storage-inducing transmembrane protein 1 is translated as MERGPVVGAGLGAGAQIRALLGCLVRVLLWVASALLYFGSEQAARLLGSPCLRRLYHAWLAAVVIFGPLLQFHVNPRTIFASHGNFFNIKFVNSAWGWTCTFLGGFVLLVVFLATRRVAVTARHLSRLVVGAAVWRGAGRAFLLIEDLTGSCFEPLPQGLLLHELPDRRSCLAAGHQWRGYTVSSHTFLLTFCCLLMAEEAAVFAKYLAHGLPAGAPLRLVFLLNVLLLGLWNFLLLCTVIYFHQYTHKVVGAAVGTFAWYLTYGSWYHQPWSPGSPGHGLFPRPHSSRKHN
- the PSME1 gene encoding proteasome activator complex subunit 1 isoform X1 yields the protein MATLRVQPEAQAKVDVFREDLCTKTENLLGSYFPKKISELDAFLKEPALNEADLSNLKAPLDIPVPDPVKEKEKEERKKQQEKEDKDEKKKGEDEDKGPPCGPVNCNEKIVVLLQRLKPEIKDVIEQLNLVTTWLQLQIPRIEDGNNFGVAVQEKVFELMTTLHTKLEGFHTQISKYFSERGDAVTKAAKQPHVGDYRQLVHELDEAEYRDIRLMVMEIRNAYAVLYDIILKNFEKLKKPRGETKGMIY